CGTGTTCGTGGAGTACTACCAGTCCGAGAGCGGCGACGGGCCGGGCGTGGTGATGGGCGAATGGCTGCGCGGTGCTGCGGCCGGCCGGATGACGCTGACCCTGCTCGGTGCCTGCCTCGTGCTGCTGCTGGCCCGTGGCCGACGCACACTCGCCCCCGTCTACCGCGTGCGCGAGGAGCGACGCTCGGCACTCGAGCACGTGGATGCCCTCGCCACGGCCTGGCGGACGGTGCGCGGCACGCGGACGGTGGCGCGCATGCTGGCGCGCGGGATCCGTCGCCGGCACGCCGCCGGCCGGTGGCGAATGCTCGACGACGCACAGTTCCTGTCCGCACTCGCTGAACGGCATCCATCGATCGCGGGCCAGACGGCGCAGCTCACCGCCGCCCTCGCCGTGCCACCGTCCCCCGCCGACCTGCCCGCGCTGCGCCGGGCGGCAGCGCAGATTGATGCCGAGTGTCTCGCGCCGTGACCTGCGACACGCGTGCCCCCCGCCCCCGCCCCTCCGCCTGAACCATGACCACGCCCGAGATGCCGTCTCCGTCCGCCGACGCCGTCGCCGCACTGCGCACCGCCATCCGGCGCCGCATCGTGGGGCAGGACGTCGCCATCGACGAACTCCTCGCGGCCCTGCTCGCGCGCGGGCATGTGCTGCTGGAAGGGGTGCCGGGCGTGGCCAAGACGCTGCTGGTGCGCGTGGTGGCGGCTGCGGCCGGCGTGCGCTTCGGCCGCATCCAGTTCACGCCCGACCTGATGCCGGCCGACATCACCGGCACCTCGGTGCTGCGCGGCGCCGATGGCCGGTTCGAATTCCGCCCGGGTCCCCTCTTCACCGACCTGCTGCTGGCGGACGAGATCAACCGGGCGCCGGCGAAGACGCAGGCCGCGCTGCTGGAGGCGATGCAGGAGAAGCAGGTGACGGTGGACGGCACACGGCACGACCTGGGCGCGCGATTCACCGTGGTGGCGACGCAGAACCCGGTGGAGTTCGAGGGCACCTATCCGCTGCCCGAGGCGCAGCTCGACCGGTTCCTGGTGAAGGTGCGTGTCGGCTACCCCGCGGCCGACGACGAACTGGCGATGCTGCAGGCGCACGCGCGCGGCGACGACCCGGAGCGGGCGATGGCCGGCGACGGATTCGCCATCAGCGCCACGGCGTTCGACGCGCTCCGCGACGCCACCGATCGCGTGACGATCGCGCCGGAGGTGGTGGCGTACATCGCCGCCGTGGTCCGGGCCACGCGGGACGATCCGGCGCTGGCCCTTGGGGCATCGCCGCGCGCCGCCGTCGCACTGCTGCGCATCTCGCGCGCGGCGGCCGTGCTGGCAGGGCGCGACTTCGTCACCCCCGATGACGTGAAGGGCCTCGCGCCGGCGGCGCTGCGACACCGCCTGATCCTGAGCCCGGAGCTGGACGTCGAGGGGCGCACCACGGACGACGTGCTGGCGGCCGTGCTGCTGCGCGTGCCTGCGCCGGCCTGACCGGTGCTGCGCCGGCTGTTCGCCTTCCTCACCCGCTTCGTCCCGACGCCGCGGCTGGCGCTCTGGCTGGCGCTGGCGGCGCTCGCGTGGGTGCTGCCGCTGCCGGGCAGCCTTCCGGTCGTCAGCGCGGCGGCAGCGATCGCGCTGGTGCTCGGTGCGGCGCTGTGGGATGCAGTGCAGCTCCCCTCGGCACCGGCCCTGTCCGTGACGCGTGCGGCACCGGCGCACCTGGGGTCGGGTGACGACGACACCGTGACCTACACGCTCTCCTCGGCGTGGCCTCAGGCCGCGCGGGTGCAGCTGGCCGAGCGCGTGCCGGCTGCGCTGGGCGGTGACGGTGTCCGCACGCACGCGCTGGTGGTGCCTGCGCTGGGCGAGGTGACGACGGCCACCGCGATCCGGGGGCTGCGACGCGGTCCCGCGGCGCTGGGACCGATCGCGCTGCGGATACATGGTCCGCTGGGCCTGGTGGATGCCATTCGCGACATCCCGCTGGACGACGTGATCGAGGTGGTGCCGTCGCTGTCACAGGTGACGCGCTTCCGCCTGCTCGCCGTGCAGCGCCGCCTGAGGGACGCCGGCGTGCGGCAGGTGCGGCGCCGCGGCGGCGGGCTGTCGTTCGATGCGCTGCGCGAGTACGTGCCGGGCGACGACCCCCGGCACATCGACTGGAAGGCCACGGGGCGGCGCGGGGCGGCGCAGGTGCGCGAGTACACCGTGGAACAGGGCCAGAGCGTGATCATCGCGCTCGACGCCGGCCGGCTGATGACACAGATGGCCGGCGACCGCTCGCGCTTCGAGTACGCCATCAACGCCTGCCTGGTGCTGGCCGACGTGGCAGTGCAGGGCAAGGACAAGGTCGGCCTGCTGGTCTTCGACGACCAGATCCGCGGCTGGGTGCCGCCGACGGCCGGCACGGCGGCGGTGCGTGCGATCCGGCACACCTTGGCCGGCAGCGAGGCGCGGCCGGTGGAGCCGGACTACGCGCTCGCGTTCCGCACGCTGGCGCAGCGCCAGCGGTCACGCGCGCTGGTGATCTGCCTCAGCGACGTGGTGGACGTGCGCGCGAGCCGCGCGGTGGTGACGCAGACGCGACACGCGGCGCTGCGCCACATCACGGTGTTCCTCGCGCTGCGCAACGATGCACTGGTGGCCGCAGCACAGCCGGCCGCAACGGGGGGAGAGGGCGAGGCGTGGCGCGGGGCCGCGGCCGAATCGCTGCTCGACGCACGCGCCGAGGCGCTGGTGCGGATGCGGCGGACCGGAGTGCAGGTGCTGGACGTGCCGCCGCAGGCGATGAGCGCCGCGCTGGTGAACCGCTACCTCTCGGTCAAGGCGCGCGGGGAGCTGTAGCGGCGGGCGTACCGGCGGGCTCGCGGCCCCCCGAGAGGTACCAGGCCATGCCGATCGCGGTGATCAGCGCCGTCGCGAACTTGGCGCTGTCGGGGAGGCGCGACGGCGAGATGTTCCCCTCGATGATGCCGGCGAGGATCAGGAAGAGCACGACGCAGCTCACCAGGTGGAGCGAGCGCACGCCGTTGGCGGCGAGTGCCTCGCGCCGCGTCCGGTCACCCGGCACGAGGATCGCGGTGGCCAGCAGCAGGCCGGCGCCGCCGGCGAGGCAGATGGCACTGAGCTCCAGCACGCCGTGCGCGGCGACGAAGCCGAAGATCTGGCCGCCGATGCCCCGCGTGATGTAGAGGCCGACGCCGGCGCCGATGGCGGACACACCGTTGCTGACGAGGGCGAAGACGGTGAGCAGCCCCGCCGTGACGCCGCCGGCGAAGGCGATGAGCGCCACCTTGATGTTGTTCGTCATGAGGAACGCGGAGAGCACGGAGCCTTTCTGCTCCTCGCCGTCGGGGAGGTAGTCGGCCCCGGTGTTGCCGCGGCGCTGCCCTTCCTCGGCCCGCGCGATCATTCCCGGCGGGAGCATGCGCTCGGCGAGGGCCGGATTGCGGACGATCGCCACCACCGTGCCGACGGCGGGGACGAAGAGCAGCAGCGCCGCCACCAGCACGTGCCGCCAGCTGCGCCGCACCTCGCGCGGCACGTCGTGCGCGATGTAGCGCAGCAGGCGCTCGATGCCCTGCGACGGGCGGCGGTAGAGGAGGTTGTGTCCGGCCGAGACGAGCCGCGAGAGGGTGAACACCTCGTCGCCGCCGCGGCCGCGATCGGCGGTGCGCAAGCGGGCCAGGTCGGTGGCCACCTCGCGATACGACTCGACGAAGGCGGTGACCTCATCCTCGCCCATGTGGTGCAGCCCGCGGCTGCGGGCCTGCGTGATCGCGGTGGCGAAGGCCTCCCAACGCGGGCGTCCCTCGGCCACCACGGCCCATTCCTCGCGGCGCGTGCCGCCGGTGCTGGGCGCCGGCCCGATGCGCCGGCGTGCCGCCACCTCGCGCTGGTGCAGGATGCGCAGTGCGGCGACGGGATCGGTGCGGACCTCGACGCCGAGCCGCGCCACCAGTGCGGCAGACAGCCGGGCCCGCGAGGGATCGTCGAGCGTGGCTTCGCGGGCCACGAAGCGATCGAGGAGCGCGAACTGCTCGTCGTCGAGCGTCGCGGTCACGGCGGCGCCGTCGTCACCGACCGCCGTGGCCCGCGCGCGCGGGCGGGCGTGACGGAGGAGGCGTTCACGCACCACGATCGTGCCGGCCACGAGGTCGCCCAGGCGCTGGTTCCGCTGGTTGGCGATGATCGTGAGCATGCCGGCGAAGTAGCCGAACGGCAGGAAGTCGACGAAGCGCAGCAGGTTGCGCGCGGCACTCGGGCCAAGGTCGACCCCGCCGCCGCCATTGCGCACGACGCGCAAGCCGAGCAGGCGCTTGCCCGGCGTCTGGCCATCCCAGACCGCCTCGAAGACGACGAAGTAGCCCCAGATGATGCAGAACTGCGCGAGGATCGCGGCGGCACGCAGCCAGTTGTCGGCCAGCGCCGCCACGCCCGGGAAGAGCCGCGCGAGCGAGGCGGCGGCATACCATCCGGAGCCGCTCAGCAGCAGCATCAGGATCAGGTCCACGAGTGCGGCGGCGCCGCGGGTCCCGATGCCGGCCAGGGTGTACGAGACGACGACCTGCTCCGGCGTCTCGACCTCGACGGTGGCATCGAGCGCAGGGCGGGCGCGGGTCACGGCAGCAGGCATGCGCGGATTCTAGCAGGGGCAAAGGCAGGGCGGGGTGCCGACGCCTCGTGTCGACACCCCGCCCGGGCCAGCCCGTCGCGCGAGGCGACGGCGCGCGTGACTAGCGCTTCTTGGCCGCCTTCTTCGTGGCCTTCTTGGCCACCTTCTTGGTGACCTTCTTGGCGGCCTTCTTCGGCTTCGGGGCGGCGGTCTTGCCGTTCACGAAGCCCTTCAGGCTGGCCCCGGCCTTGAACTTCGGGGCCTTGCTGGCGGCGATCTTCACCTTCTCGCCGGTCTGCGGATTGCGGCCGACACGCGCATTGCGCTTGCCGAGGCTGAAGGTGCCGAAGCCGGTGATGCCGATCTTGTCGCCCTTCTTCAGCGACTTGGCAATGACCCCCTCGGTGGCGTCGAACAGCTCCTTGAGGACGCCGTTGGCCTGCTTCTTCGAGAGACCGACGTTGTCGACCAGCGCGGTCACCATCGCTACTCTGCTCATATCCCTTATCTCCTCTGTCGGATGACACGTGATTCCGCGCCAATGGCGCAGGGGGAAGCTGGCAAAGCGTGCAACTTTCTGCAAGCGGGGTAAGGGTTTCTCGTGATTCCGCGCGCGGGCGGCGCTGGACACGGCCGGGCGCCGGCGTCCGGAAACCCTTGCGCCGACTGGGCTGGAGCCGTTTCACGACCTGCAGGTCGGGTGGGCACGACCGGCCCGCCGGCGGGTATCTTCGCCGGTGTGCATCCGGCGATCCCGGACGCATCTCGCTGCTGTCGCGCCCCGACGGGCGCGACGTGACCCATGCCGGAGTCGAAATGAAGAACAGGAACCGTCGCACCTCGCACGCGTCGTCGCTGCTGCTCAGCGCGCTCATGTCGGCCCCGCTGCTCGGGCAGCAGGGGACCACGCCACCGGCCCCGCCCACGATCGAGGTGACCGGCAACGGCGAGGCGAAGGCGACCCCCGACCGGGCGCTGGTGATGGTCGGCGTCCAGACGCGCGGCCGCACCGCCGCCATCGCCGGCCAGGAGAACGCGCGCGTGGCGACGGCGATCCTCGAGGCCGTGCGCGCCGCCGGCATCGCCCGCGAGCAGGTCAGCACGCTGAACTACCACGTGGCGCCGTCGTACCGGTACTACCCCGATGGCCGCAAGCCCGAACTCACCGGCTACGATGCCTCGAACACGGTGCGCGTCGAGGTCCGCTCGCTGGACCTCGTCGGCAAGGTGATCGATGCCTCGCTGGCGGCCGGCGCCACGAACATCAACGGCGTCTCGTTCTACGCGTCGCAGCTGGACGCGGTGAAGCGCGACGCGATGGCGCGCGCGACCACCGATGCGCGGCTGACGGCGGAGGTGATCGCCAAGGCGGCGGGGGGCACCCTGGGTCCGCTCCAGTCCGTGACGAGCCAGATGGGTGAAGCGCCGCGGCCGTACCCGATGATGGCGATGGCGGCACGGGCCGCCAGTGATGCCCCCACGCCGATCGAGGCCCCGACCGAGCAGACGGTGCAGGCGACCGTCGTCGCGCGGTTCACGTTCATTCCCGCCGCCCCGCCCCGCTGATGCGCCGCCGTGCTCCCGTCATCGTCCTGGGCGCCCTGCTGCTGGCCGGCCGCTCGCTGCCGGGCCAGGTCCCGGTCGCCGAATACGCCGCGCGGCGCGCCGCACTCGGTGCGATGACGGGGGACGGGGTGACCGTGGTGCTCGGCCGCGGCGAGCCGGCCCACGACTTCGAGACCTTCTCGCAGTCACCCGACCTGCGCTACCTGACCGGCTGGACACAACCGAACGCCGCCCTGGTGCTGGTCCGCACGAACGGCGCGCAGCGTGAGCTGCTCTTCGTGGCACCGCGCAGTGCCGCCGAGGAAGTGTGGACCGGGCCGCGACCGTCGCTCGCCGATGCCGCCCGGATGGCCGGCCTGCCGGTGCGGGACGTGCGCGAGTTCACCGCCACCTGCGATTCCCTGCTGGCGGCAGGCAATGCGATGCGCATCGTGGGCGAGTTCCGCGGCGCGGCGACGGCGGCCGGCGAGTCCGTCACGAACGACCGCGTCTTCCTCGACGCACTCGCGCAGCGGCACCCGGGCGCGCGCGTGTCGCAGGACGAGCGCAGCCTGCTGCTGCTCCGGGCACGGAAGAGCGCGGCGGAGATCGCCCTGCTGCGCTCGGCGATCGCCATCACCGTCCAGGCCCACGAGGACGTGATGCGCATGGTGACACCGGGCTGGAACGAATTCGAGGTGCAGGCGCTGGTGGAGTACACCTTCCGGCGCAACGGCGCCGAGCGCCCGGGGTTCACGAGCATCACGGGATCGGCCGACAACACCACCACCCTGCACTACTGGCAGAACGACCGGCCGATGCGCGACGGCGAGTTGCTGCTGATGGACATCGGCGCGAGCTACGCCGGCTACAGCGCCGACGTCACCCGCACCGTCCCGCTGAGCGGACGGTTCACGGCCCCGCAGCGGGCGATCTACGAGCTCGTCCGCCGTGCGCAGGTGGCGGGTGAGCAGGCGACGAAGATCGGCGCACCGCTGAACGCGCCGAACGAGGCGGCGTCCGAGGTGCTCGCGCGCGGGCTGGTTTCGCTTGGCCTGATGGAGTCCCCGACGGCGACCTACGACTGTGACAGCACCGGCCAGCGCACCTGCCGGCAGCTCGGCCTCTACTACATGCACGGGCTCGGGCACGGTATCGGGCTCGAGGTGCACGACCCCGACATCGCCTACTTCAGCACCTGGAGCGAGGGCAGCGTGATGACCATCGAGCCGGGGATCTACGTTCGCCGGAACCTGGCCGAGGTGCTCCCGGACACGCCACGGAACCGGGCGCTGCTGGCTCGCCTCCAACCCGCGCTGGCGACGTACGCCGGGATCGGCGTGCGGATCGAGGATGACTACCTGCTCACCGCCGCGGGGCTGGAGTGGTTGTCGAAGGCGCCCCGTGAGGTGGCGGAGGTGGAGGCGGCGATGCAGGCACCGCGTGCGAGCGCGCCGCGGCCCCGCGATCCCGCGCTGGTCGAGCGATACCGCCGCGCGCTGCCGTGAACGGGGGCGGGGGCCCGCCGCACCCGGGACGTCGCGCAACGCGGCGTTCACGGGTAGCGTAGCACCACGCGCCGGCCCGGGGCCGGACTGCGTCCACGCCTGCCTCACCCGCCCATGACCGCACCCAGGTTCCTGCTCGCCGTCGTCGCCACCGTCGCGGTGGCCCTGCCCACTGCGGCGCAGGCTCCCGTCCGCGCCACACCGGCGCGCCCCGACCTGATCGTCACCAACGCGCGCATCTACACGGCGGACGACGCCGCCCCGATGGCCGAGGCGATGGCGATCGGCGGCGGGCGGCTGCTGTTCGTGGGCAGCGCCCTGGAGGCGATGGCGCTGAAGGGACCGGCCACCACGGTCGTGGATGCCGCCGGCCGCACGGTCATTCCCGGCATGACCGACGCCCACGCCCACCTCTTCGGGCTCGGGGTGACGCTCCGCCAGGTGGACCTCACCGGCACGCGTTCCTTCGCCGAGGTCATCGCGCGCGTGTCGGCACGCGCCGCCACGCTGCCGAAGGGCACACCCGTGCTCGGCCGCGGCTGGGACCAGAACGACTGGAGCGACACGCGACTCCCCCTGCACGCCGCACTGAGTGCCGCCACGCCGGACCATCCGGTGGTGCTGGAGCGCGTGGACGGACACGCCGTGATCGCGAACGCGGTGGCGATGGCGAAGGCGGGGATCACCGCCGCGAGCCGCGATCCCGAGGGTGGCCGCGTACTCCGGGACGCGCAGGGTGCGCCCACCGGCGTGCTGGTGGACAACGCACAGGAGCTCATCGAACCCGCGACGCGGGGCGCGGATGCCGGCAATCCCCGCGAGATCCTCAGGAATGCCGTGCGCGAGGCGAACCGGTGGGGGCTGACCGGCGTGCACGAGATGGGCGTGTCGCCGGCGGTGGTGGGCACGTACGAGGCGGCGGCGCAGGCGGGCGAGCTCACGCTGCGCGCCTACGTGCTGCTGTCGGGTGACAGCGCCACACTGGCCTGGGCGTGGGCGAAGGGGCCGCGGAGTGCGCTCCACGACAGCCGGCTCTGGGTGCGCAGCATCAAGCTGTACGGCGACGGCGCGCTCGGCTCGCGCGGCGCGGCCCTGCTCGACCCGTATGCCGACGATGCGGCCAACAACGGCCTGCTGGTGATGCAGCCCGACTTCATCCGCGGCGTGAGCGAGCGCGCCCTGCGCACGGGATGGCAGGTGGCCACGCACGCCATCGGCGACCGCGCCAACCGGCTGGCGCTCGACGCCTACTCCGCGGCGCTGAAGGCCGTGCCGACGGCCGACCACCGTTTCCGGATCGAGCACTCGCAGATCATCCACCACGACGACATCGGGCGCTTCGCGACGCTGGGCGTGATCCCGAGCATGCAGGCCAGCCACCAGACGAGTGACATGTACTGGGCCGGCAACCGTCTCGGCACCGAGCGGCTGCGCGGCGCCTATGCCTGGCGCTCGCTGCTGGCCACCGGCGTGATCATCCCGAACGGCAGCGACTTCCCGGTCGAGATGGTCAATCCCCTGATCAGCTTCCATGCCGCCGTCGCCCGGCAGGATGCCGACGACTTCCCGGTCGGGGGGTGGTACCCCGAGCAGCGCATGACGCGCGAGGAGGCGCTGCGCTCGATGACGATCTGGCCCGCCCGGGCGGCGTTCCAGGAGGCGGTGCTCGGCTCGCTGACCGCGGGCAAGCTCGCGGACTTCGTTGTGCTGGACCAGGACATCATGCGCATTCCCGCGGAGCTGATCCTGCGCACCCGGGTGCTGCAGACCTGGGTGGGGGGGAGCAAGGTGTACGAGGCCGCGGCGCGCTGAACGTCACCCCGGGCGGGGCTCACGCGTCCTCTCCGGCACCCGATGGTTCCCACCCGCAACTAGCTTGACGTCATGCTCAACGATTCCTCCATCGCGTTCCTCAAGACGCTGCTCGACACCCCTGGCCCGTCGGGCTTCGAATCCGCGCCGGCGAAGGTCTGGCGCGCCGAGGCGGCGGGGTTCGCCAGCGTCCGCGCGGATGTCATCGGCAACTCGATTGCCGAAGTGGCCGGCAGTGGCGGCCCGACGATCCTGCTCGCCGGCCACATCGACGAGATCGGGGTGATCGTCACCTGGATCGATGACAACGGCTTTGCCTACATCGAGGGGATCGGCGGTTGGGACACGCAGGTCCTGGTGGGTCAGCGCATCCGCTTCCTCGGCCGCGCGGGCGAGGTGTACGGGGTGGTCGGGAAGAAGCCGATCCACCTGATGAAGCCGGAGGAACGCGAGAAGGTCACCAAGTTCGCGGACATGTGGGTGGACATCGGCGCGACGACACGCGACGAGGCCGCCGCCCGCCTCTCGGTGGGTGACTGCGGCGTGCTGGACGCGAAGGTCACCGACATGCCGAACAACCGCATCGTGTCGCGCAGCATCGACGACCGGATCGGGGCGTTCATCGTGCTGGAGGCATTGCGCCGGTACGCGGCGCAGCCGGGGGCGGCGCGGGTGGTGGCGGTGGCGACCTGCCAGGAGGAGATCGGCTACTCCGGTGGTGGCGCGCGCGTGGCCGCGCAGGCCATCGGGCCGCAGATGGCAATCGCGGTGGACGTGACCTTCGCCACCGACCATCCCGGGATCGAGAAGAAGGAGGTGGGTGAGCACAAGCTGGGGGGCGGGCCGGTGCTGACGCGCGGCAGCGTCACCAGCCCGGTGGTGTTCCGACTGATGCGCGACACGGCCGACGCCCTCGGCATTCCCTACTCGCTGCACGCCGCGGGACGGGCGACCAGCACCGACGCCGACGCGATCCAGCTCGCACGGGATGGCGTCGCGACGGGCCTGGTGTCGATCCCGAACCGCTACATGCACTCACCGAACGAGATGGTGAGCCTGGACGACCTGGACCGCGCGGCGACGCTGATCGCCGAGGTCTGCCGCCGGGTGACCCACGAGACGGACTTCACCGACCGGTGACACGCGCCAGCCCGCTGCGCCACGGCGCGGCGGGTCGCGCCATTCCCGCCTGAACCGCATGCCGCTGCACTGCTGGTCGTCGCCGCGCTATGCGATCACGCTGCCTGACGGCCACCGCTTCCCGATGGCGAAGTACGCGCTGCTCCGCGAGGGCGCGCTGGCGCAGGGGCTGGTGTCGGCCCACCGCCTGCACGAACCGGCGCGCGTGGCACACGAGGACCTGCTCCGCGTGCACACCGGCGCCTACGTGGCGGGCGTGGAGCATGGCACCCTCGATCCCGCACACCAGCGCCGCATCGGGTTGCCGTGGAGTGCGGCGTTCGTGGAGCGCGCCTTCCGCGTGGTGCAGGGCACGGCAGAGGCGTGCGCACATGCCGTCCGGCACGGCATCGCGATGAACCTGGCCGGTGGCACGCACCACGCCTTTCCCGACCGCGGCGAGGGATTCTGCGTGTTCAACGACGTGGCCGTGGGCATTCGCCGGCTGCAGGCGCAGGGCGTGATCCGCCGCGCCTGCGTGGTGGACCTGGACGTGCACCAGGGCAACGGCACGAACGCGGTGTTCACCGACGACGCCACGGTGTACACCTTCGACATGCACGGCGCGCGGAACTTCCCGTTCCACAAGGTGCCGGCGTCACGGGACGAGCCGCTGGACGACGGCACGGACGACGCGGCGTACCTCGCGCGCCTGGGCGCGGCGCTCCCGGACGTACTGCGCGAGTCGCGCCCCGACCTGGTGGTGTACCTGGCTGGCGCCGACCCGCACGAGGGCGACCGGCTGGGACGGCTCCGCCTCACGTTCGAGGGGCTCGCCCAGCGCGACGAGCTGGTGCTGCGCACCTGCCGCGAGATCGGCCTGCCAGTCTGCGTCACGATCGCCGGCGGATACGGGCGCGACATCACCGACACCGTGCGCGTGCACCTGCAGACCGTCGCCATCGCGTCCAGGTTCGCTGACTGAACTGCAACTGCGTAAACGCAAAGTCGCAAAGCGGCCTGCGGCCGCCGCAAAGGAACAGGGCGCCCTGCGCGCGACTCGCGACGTCTGCGTGGGCTCGTGTTGAACTGCCGAGGGAACTTCGGTGGCAGTTGCAGTTCCCTCAGCCATCCCGACGCCCCTCGTTGCGCAGAGTCCCGCTCCCGGCGCAGAAGGCCGGCCCCTTTGCGGCGGCCGCAGGCCGCTCTGCGACTTTGCGTTGAGGCAGTTGCAGTTCGGGTAGATTGCAGAATGCCGATCACCATCCCGGAGCCGCGTGAGAGCGGCATGACACGCACCACCGACGTGCCGCTGTACTGGTGCCGCCACGGGCGCGCGGGTGCGACCCCGATGGTCGTGCTGCATGGCGGGCCGGGGGCGAGCCACGACTACCTGCTGCCGCAGTTGCTGATGCTGGCCACGCTGGGCGACGGCTTCGACCTGGTGTTCTACGACCAGCGCGGCGGAGGGCGGTCGAAGACCGACGACCCGACGCCGGTGACGGTGGACACGCACGTGGCAGACTTTGCGGCGGTGTGCGCGGAACTCGGCGTGACGGGAGCACCGGTCGTCGGCTATTCGTGGGGGGCGCTGCTGGCACTGCACGTGCTGGTTGCCGCACGGGAGACGGCTGCGACGCTGCCGCCATGGCACGTGCTGATCTCGCCGGCACCGTTCCTCCCCGCCGATCGCGCCGCGTTCGACGCCGAGTTCCAGCGCCGGCAGCTCTCGCCTGCCGTGGCCGGCCTGCGGACCGCGCTGCAAGCATCGGGACTGCGCGAGGCGGATCCGGAGGCGTACCGGCAGCGGGCGTTCGAGCTGAGCGTGGCAGGCTACTTCGCGCACCCCGAGCGCTCGTCCAACCTGACGCCGTTCCGGGTGCAGGGCCGGGTGCAGCAATCCACCTGGGCGAGTGTGGATGGGGTGGCGCTGCTCCCCGCCCTGGCCGGGATCGGCCTGCCGGCACTGGTGGTGCACGGCACCCGTGACCCGATCCCGCTGTCGAGTGCGCGCGCCACCGCGGCCGCGCTCGGCGCCACCTTCGTCGAACTGGACGACTGCGGTCACGTCCCGTACGTCGAGCAGCCCGCGGCGCTCCGCGCGGCGCTCGAGGGCTTCGTGGCAACCCGGAGCGCCTGAGGCGCGCACGCGGCGGGAAGGAATCGTGAGGGGCCGGCTGTAGATTGCCGGCATGGAAGCCCGCGCCGCTGCCCACGTGCTCGCCGAGATCGCGACCCTGCGCCAGCTCCGCGGCGAGGCGGCGGAGGGCGCCGCACGGTTCGACGCCGCCTCGCGCCTGCTGGGAACGCACCCGACGCGTGCGCTGGCCGACGTGATCGCGGAGGGCGACTTCCCGCCGGACGTGCTCGACGTGCTCCGGGAGCTGGCCGCCGACGGCGATTCATCCCTGCTGGACGACCTGCGCGAAGACACGCCGGAAGGGCTGCAGGAGATGCTCCGCGTGCCGGGCCTGGGCCCGACGACGATCCAGCGCGTGCATGCCGCGCTGAGCATCGAGACGCTGCAGGAACTGGAAGACGCGGTGCGCGATGGTCGGCTCGGCGCCCTGCCGCGCTTCGGGCCGCGGCTCGTGGAACGGGTGCGGAACGGCATCGCTCAGTTGCGCGCGACCGGCGCCCCCGTGCTGCTGCCGCACGCCGATGCGGAAGCCGCGCGCCTGCGCCAGGAGGTTGCGGCGACACCGGGCGTGTCGCGCGTGGCGGTCAGCGGCGCGCTCCGGCGACGCGCCGAGACCGTGACGGAGCTGGTGCTGGTGGTGGAGTGCAGCGGGCAGCCGCGTGACGTCGCGGCGCGGCT
The sequence above is a segment of the Gemmatimonadaceae bacterium genome. Coding sequences within it:
- a CDS encoding stage II sporulation protein M — protein: MPAAVTRARPALDATVEVETPEQVVVSYTLAGIGTRGAAALVDLILMLLLSGSGWYAAASLARLFPGVAALADNWLRAAAILAQFCIIWGYFVVFEAVWDGQTPGKRLLGLRVVRNGGGGVDLGPSAARNLLRFVDFLPFGYFAGMLTIIANQRNQRLGDLVAGTIVVRERLLRHARPRARATAVGDDGAAVTATLDDEQFALLDRFVAREATLDDPSRARLSAALVARLGVEVRTDPVAALRILHQREVAARRRIGPAPSTGGTRREEWAVVAEGRPRWEAFATAITQARSRGLHHMGEDEVTAFVESYREVATDLARLRTADRGRGGDEVFTLSRLVSAGHNLLYRRPSQGIERLLRYIAHDVPREVRRSWRHVLVAALLLFVPAVGTVVAIVRNPALAERMLPPGMIARAEEGQRRGNTGADYLPDGEEQKGSVLSAFLMTNNIKVALIAFAGGVTAGLLTVFALVSNGVSAIGAGVGLYITRGIGGQIFGFVAAHGVLELSAICLAGGAGLLLATAILVPGDRTRREALAANGVRSLHLVSCVVLFLILAGIIEGNISPSRLPDSAKFATALITAIGMAWYLSGGREPAGTPAATAPRAP
- a CDS encoding SIMPL domain-containing protein (The SIMPL domain is named for its presence in mouse protein SIMPL (signalling molecule that associates with mouse pelle-like kinase). Bacterial member BP26, from Brucella, was shown to assemble into a channel-like structure, while YggE from E. coli has been associated with resistance to oxidative stress.); translation: MKNRNRRTSHASSLLLSALMSAPLLGQQGTTPPAPPTIEVTGNGEAKATPDRALVMVGVQTRGRTAAIAGQENARVATAILEAVRAAGIAREQVSTLNYHVAPSYRYYPDGRKPELTGYDASNTVRVEVRSLDLVGKVIDASLAAGATNINGVSFYASQLDAVKRDAMARATTDARLTAEVIAKAAGGTLGPLQSVTSQMGEAPRPYPMMAMAARAASDAPTPIEAPTEQTVQATVVARFTFIPAAPPR
- a CDS encoding DUF58 domain-containing protein, whose amino-acid sequence is MLRRLFAFLTRFVPTPRLALWLALAALAWVLPLPGSLPVVSAAAAIALVLGAALWDAVQLPSAPALSVTRAAPAHLGSGDDDTVTYTLSSAWPQAARVQLAERVPAALGGDGVRTHALVVPALGEVTTATAIRGLRRGPAALGPIALRIHGPLGLVDAIRDIPLDDVIEVVPSLSQVTRFRLLAVQRRLRDAGVRQVRRRGGGLSFDALREYVPGDDPRHIDWKATGRRGAAQVREYTVEQGQSVIIALDAGRLMTQMAGDRSRFEYAINACLVLADVAVQGKDKVGLLVFDDQIRGWVPPTAGTAAVRAIRHTLAGSEARPVEPDYALAFRTLAQRQRSRALVICLSDVVDVRASRAVVTQTRHAALRHITVFLALRNDALVAAAQPAATGGEGEAWRGAAAESLLDARAEALVRMRRTGVQVLDVPPQAMSAALVNRYLSVKARGEL
- a CDS encoding MoxR family ATPase; protein product: MTTPEMPSPSADAVAALRTAIRRRIVGQDVAIDELLAALLARGHVLLEGVPGVAKTLLVRVVAAAAGVRFGRIQFTPDLMPADITGTSVLRGADGRFEFRPGPLFTDLLLADEINRAPAKTQAALLEAMQEKQVTVDGTRHDLGARFTVVATQNPVEFEGTYPLPEAQLDRFLVKVRVGYPAADDELAMLQAHARGDDPERAMAGDGFAISATAFDALRDATDRVTIAPEVVAYIAAVVRATRDDPALALGASPRAAVALLRISRAAAVLAGRDFVTPDDVKGLAPAALRHRLILSPELDVEGRTTDDVLAAVLLRVPAPA
- a CDS encoding HU family DNA-binding protein translates to MSRVAMVTALVDNVGLSKKQANGVLKELFDATEGVIAKSLKKGDKIGITGFGTFSLGKRNARVGRNPQTGEKVKIAASKAPKFKAGASLKGFVNGKTAAPKPKKAAKKVTKKVAKKATKKAAKKR